In the genome of Gloeotrichia echinulata CP02, one region contains:
- a CDS encoding metal ABC transporter substrate-binding protein, which translates to MLSMATGCNQGNTNQGTTSATSPQAQEAVSKPSPQSGKTKVVTTFLPIYLFTKAVAGDAANVEILIKPGTEVHDYQTTPENVKAIATANVLVKNGLGLEEFLEDTVKNAQNSKLTEIDASLGIQALNQISPVENTEKGEKDHDHDHKAGNPHVWLDPVLAKQQVTNIRDGLITADPTNKATYEANAANYIKQLENLNSEYQQILQKTPNCTFVTFHDAFPYLAKRYNLKQVAVVEIPEDQLSPTDVQNVIEAVKKYKVKALFSEPGIDNKLLKSLSQDLKLNLQTLNSLETGERDPQYYFKAMKANLQTLETACK; encoded by the coding sequence ATGTTATCAATGGCTACTGGCTGTAACCAAGGGAATACAAATCAGGGCACAACTTCCGCAACGTCACCCCAAGCACAGGAAGCTGTATCTAAGCCATCACCGCAGTCGGGAAAAACCAAAGTAGTGACAACGTTTTTACCGATATATTTATTTACCAAAGCCGTAGCTGGGGATGCGGCTAATGTGGAAATTTTAATTAAACCAGGTACGGAGGTGCATGATTACCAAACGACGCCAGAGAATGTGAAGGCGATCGCCACTGCAAATGTACTGGTAAAAAATGGTTTGGGGTTAGAGGAATTCCTGGAAGACACTGTGAAAAATGCCCAGAATTCTAAATTAACAGAAATTGATGCCAGCCTTGGTATTCAAGCTTTAAATCAAATTTCACCCGTTGAGAACACAGAGAAAGGAGAAAAAGACCATGACCACGACCACAAAGCGGGGAATCCTCACGTTTGGCTAGATCCAGTTTTGGCAAAACAGCAAGTTACAAATATTCGTGATGGCTTAATTACCGCTGATCCGACGAATAAAGCGACTTATGAGGCGAACGCAGCAAATTATATCAAACAATTAGAAAATTTAAACAGCGAATATCAACAGATTTTACAAAAAACTCCTAATTGCACCTTTGTCACCTTTCATGATGCATTCCCATATCTAGCCAAACGCTATAACCTCAAGCAAGTCGCCGTAGTCGAAATCCCTGAAGATCAACTTTCGCCGACGGATGTGCAAAATGTAATTGAAGCAGTGAAAAAATATAAAGTTAAAGCTTTGTTTAGTGAACCAGGAATAGATAACAAATTACTCAAAAGTCTCTCCCAAGACTTGAAGTTAAATTTGCAGACACTAAATTCTTTGGAAACAGGCGAAAGAGATCCGCAGTATTATTTCAAGGCGATGAAAGCTAATTTACAAACTCTAGAAACGGCGTGTAAATAA